The Euphorbia lathyris chromosome 3, ddEupLath1.1, whole genome shotgun sequence genome contains a region encoding:
- the LOC136223450 gene encoding ubiquitin-like protein 5, with protein sequence MIEVILNDRLGKKVRVKCNEDDTIGDLKKLVAAQTGTRPEKIRIQKWYTIYKDHITLQDYEIHDGMGLELYYN encoded by the coding sequence ATGATAGAGGTGATTTTGAACGACAGACTGGGTAAGAAGGTCAGAGTTAAATGCAACGAAGACGACACCATCGGCGATCTTAAGAAGCTCGTTGCCGCTCAGACTGGTACCCGACCCGAAAAGATTAGGATCCAGAAATGGTACACAATCTACAAGGATCACATTACCCTCCAGGATTACGAAATTCACGACGGCATGGGCCTTGAGCTCTACTACAACTGA